The genomic DNA AGAAGTCGAATCTCTTCCAGCAACTCGAAGGAAAGTTTCTGGGCCTCGTCGATGATGAGCACGAAATTTTTTTGCTGCTGATAATTTTTCTTAAGGAAGTCCTCGAATTCAAACAAAAAATCCGCCTTGGATTTGAATTGCAGTTTTTTCTTCAGGGCCGAAGAGACGAGGTATTTCAGGAAATCATGAGGAGTGAGGACAGGATTTGAAAGGTACACATACTCTATGTCTTCATCCAGTTCCGAGAGGAGGGTCTGCACCATGGTAGTCTTTCCTGTTCCCACCTCTCCTGTCAGCAATATGAACCCCTTCCGCTCATGCACCCCATAACTCAAGAGAGCAAGGGCCTCCCTGTGACTCTCGCCGAGGTAGAGGTACCTTGCCGATG from Deltaproteobacteria bacterium includes the following:
- a CDS encoding AAA family ATPase; the protein is MYTEYYGLKEKPFNLNPSARYLYLGESHREALALLSYGVHERKGFILLTGEVGTGKTTMVQTLLSELDEDIEYVYLSNPVLTPHDFLKYLVSSALKKKLQFKSKADFLFEFEDFLKKNYQQQKNFVLIIDEAQKLSFELLEEIRLL